In Campylobacter mucosalis, a single window of DNA contains:
- the folK gene encoding 2-amino-4-hydroxy-6-hydroxymethyldihydropteridine diphosphokinase has product MKLNGAKEIRRDHFFPRYFGFKSGFKFSAIIGLGGNIGNTRVRFDRFLVSLMKDRRFSVVESSPMLVNKAFGYILQADFLNATVHIQTSLSPKQLLKILHHYEQKFKRVRSFKNAPRTLDLDILYMDTKVKTDGLCVPHLGVNERLSVIVPLGLMRSL; this is encoded by the coding sequence ATGAAGCTAAATGGTGCTAAAGAGATTAGAAGGGATCACTTTTTCCCTAGGTATTTTGGGTTTAAAAGTGGATTTAAATTTAGTGCTATTATCGGTCTTGGCGGAAATATCGGCAATACAAGAGTTAGGTTTGATAGATTTTTAGTTTCGCTTATGAAAGATAGGCGTTTTAGTGTGGTTGAGAGTTCGCCAATGCTGGTAAATAAGGCGTTTGGATATATTTTGCAAGCTGATTTTTTAAATGCGACAGTTCATATCCAAACAAGCCTTTCGCCAAAACAGCTTTTAAAAATTTTGCACCACTATGAGCAGAAATTTAAACGCGTAAGAAGCTTTAAAAATGCACCAAGGACGCTTGATTTGGATATTTTATATATGGATACGAAGGTAAAAACTGATGGCTTATGTGTGCCACATTTGGGCGTAAATGAGCGTCTTAGCGTGATTGTTCCATTAGGACTTATGAGGAGTTTATAG
- the aroQ gene encoding type II 3-dehydroquinate dehydratase, translating into MKIMVIQGPNINMLGSREPATYGTMSMEDIHKQMKIVADQSGVDIEFFQSNFEGEIVDKIQECLGEADGIIINPAAYSHTSIAIRDALSAVGLPTIEVHISNVYRREEFRQKSLISPVSNGVIVGFGPVGYHLAMVGMLQMFEQIKAIKASQEQNA; encoded by the coding sequence ATGAAAATAATGGTGATTCAAGGTCCAAATATCAATATGCTAGGCAGTCGCGAACCAGCTACTTACGGCACTATGAGTATGGAAGATATTCATAAGCAAATGAAGATAGTTGCTGATCAGAGCGGTGTTGATATTGAGTTTTTTCAAAGTAACTTTGAGGGCGAAATAGTTGATAAAATTCAAGAATGCCTAGGCGAGGCTGACGGCATTATCATAAATCCAGCTGCCTATTCGCATACTTCTATTGCGATTCGTGACGCTTTATCAGCGGTTGGATTACCTACTATTGAGGTTCATATTAGCAACGTTTATCGTCGTGAAGAGTTTCGCCAAAAAAGTCTAATCTCTCCAGTATCAAACGGTGTAATCGTAGGTTTTGGACCAGTTGGCTACCACTTGGCTATGGTTGGAATGCTTCAAATGTTTGAGCAAATAAAAGCTATCAAGGCAAGTCAAGAGCAAAATGCGTAA
- a CDS encoding P-loop NTPase — translation MINQASKLKNLVSQTQGSKNTHFIAITSGKGGVGKSTISANLANILSLDGYKVALLDADIGLANLDVILNVKMGKNLLHVLKGECSLKDILVPINKNLILIPGESGDEILKFNNQFLYERFLAEASTLDELDFIIIDTGAGIGGSTQMFLEAADEVVVVTVPDPASITDAYAVIKIVSRVKNNPLMLFNMVKNEAEAVRIFENIKRVADVNIGGNLHLEMIGYLSLTNTISKSIKQRTLFTNDAPYSVQTSELRDIASNLLYRLERKVLTNNSSNSFGSFFKRLIENF, via the coding sequence ATGATAAATCAGGCTAGTAAGCTAAAAAATTTAGTCTCACAAACGCAAGGGTCTAAAAACACGCACTTTATAGCCATTACAAGCGGAAAAGGCGGAGTTGGCAAAAGCACTATAAGCGCAAATTTGGCAAACATTTTATCGCTTGACGGATACAAGGTTGCGTTACTTGATGCTGATATAGGTCTTGCAAATTTAGATGTCATCTTAAACGTCAAAATGGGTAAAAATTTACTTCACGTTTTAAAAGGCGAGTGCAGTCTAAAGGATATTTTAGTTCCTATAAATAAAAATTTAATCTTAATCCCAGGCGAAAGTGGCGATGAAATTTTAAAATTTAATAACCAATTTTTGTATGAGAGATTTTTAGCCGAGGCGTCTACTCTTGATGAGCTTGATTTTATCATCATAGACACTGGTGCTGGTATTGGCGGAAGCACACAGATGTTTTTAGAGGCAGCTGATGAGGTTGTAGTCGTAACCGTGCCTGATCCTGCTAGTATAACTGACGCCTATGCCGTTATAAAGATAGTTTCTAGGGTAAAAAATAATCCACTAATGCTATTTAATATGGTAAAAAATGAGGCTGAGGCGGTTAGAATTTTTGAGAACATAAAACGCGTGGCAGATGTGAATATAGGCGGAAATTTACACCTTGAGATGATAGGATATTTAAGCCTTACAAATACAATCTCAAAGAGCATAAAGCAACGCACACTTTTTACAAACGACGCCCCATATAGCGTTCAAACAAGTGAACTAAGAGATATCGCTTCAAATTTGCTTTATAGATTGGAACGAAAAGTGCTTACAAATAATTCAAGCAATAGTTTTGGTAGCTTTTTTAAACGTCTGATAGAAAATTTTTAG
- the flhF gene encoding flagellar biosynthesis protein FlhF has protein sequence MATKFYTFTGESAIEALKKAREQCGEDAIHVTTKQIQAKSINKKPIFEILVSVEEPDEPKSSINPKVKEYETYAPPKQKKFSVTEAPVKAPTPSEDVMLNISKAAREISEITNTAIPESSKISPSELGVNKKIDDVAKQVNALNDKVSLIADMFWDERSSSRNHLPIPPEFASIYKAASDSGMKDEHLEAIMQTTMQNMPPAMKANPVAVKRYFYSLLRNMLPCRKEQGSKKQRIMMLVGPTGVGKTTTLAKLAARFAYGKERRYKVGIITLDTYRIGAVEQLFQYAKMMKLPILDVIEVDDFKNAIKTLNYCDVILVDTTGNSQYDKEKLDKLDNFLRHSDADIDVNLVLSAGSKVEDLLEIYNGFSFLDIDTLIITKFDETRIFGNVFSLIYETNTPVSYFCVGQEVPDDLLEAKSEFLVSCVLEGYEKGKR, from the coding sequence ATGGCTACGAAATTTTATACTTTTACAGGGGAGAGTGCTATTGAGGCCTTAAAAAAGGCACGTGAGCAGTGTGGAGAGGACGCTATACACGTTACAACAAAGCAAATTCAAGCAAAGAGCATTAATAAAAAGCCCATATTTGAAATTTTAGTTAGCGTAGAGGAGCCTGATGAGCCAAAAAGCAGTATAAACCCAAAAGTAAAAGAGTATGAAACATACGCTCCGCCAAAACAGAAAAAATTTAGCGTCACAGAAGCTCCCGTAAAAGCCCCAACTCCAAGCGAAGACGTTATGCTTAATATCTCAAAAGCCGCTAGAGAGATAAGCGAGATAACAAACACTGCCATTCCAGAAAGTAGCAAAATAAGTCCAAGTGAGCTTGGCGTAAATAAAAAAATAGATGATGTCGCAAAGCAGGTAAATGCACTAAATGATAAGGTTTCGCTAATAGCTGATATGTTTTGGGATGAGAGATCTAGTAGTAGAAACCACCTGCCTATACCGCCTGAATTTGCTAGTATCTACAAGGCTGCTAGTGATAGCGGTATGAAAGATGAGCATTTAGAGGCGATAATGCAAACAACTATGCAAAATATGCCTCCAGCGATGAAGGCAAATCCAGTTGCCGTAAAGAGATATTTTTATTCGCTTTTAAGAAATATGCTTCCTTGTAGAAAAGAGCAAGGCAGTAAGAAGCAGCGTATAATGATGTTAGTTGGTCCAACAGGCGTAGGCAAGACCACGACTTTAGCAAAGCTTGCTGCGCGTTTTGCGTATGGCAAAGAAAGACGCTATAAAGTCGGTATCATCACTCTTGATACCTATCGTATTGGTGCGGTAGAGCAACTCTTTCAGTATGCAAAGATGATGAAGCTACCGATACTTGATGTGATTGAGGTTGACGATTTTAAAAATGCGATAAAGACGCTAAACTACTGCGATGTGATACTTGTTGATACGACTGGAAATTCGCAGTATGATAAGGAAAAGCTCGATAAGCTTGATAATTTTTTGCGTCATAGTGATGCGGATATCGATGTAAATTTAGTATTAAGTGCTGGATCAAAGGTTGAAGATCTGCTTGAAATTTACAACGGCTTTAGCTTTCTTGATATAGATACTTTAATCATTACAAAATTTGATGAAACTAGAATTTTTGGTAATGTTTTTTCTCTTATATATGAGACAAATACGCCAGTAAGCTATTTTTGTGTTGGCCAAGAAGTCCCAGATGATCTGCTTGAGGCTAAGAGCGAATTTTTAGTATCTTGCGTGCTTGAGGGTTATGAAAAGGGCAAAAGATGA
- the rimP gene encoding ribosome maturation factor RimP, translating into MDNLAQLIKECGVELYDDEIVSENGRKIYRIYITKSGGVNLDDCEKVSKLLSPIFDVTPPVDGDYNLEVSSPGLERKLEKPKHFIKSIGELVSIKTQDYTIKGHLVKADENSIAVQNDEGILQINLSEIKKAKTYLEW; encoded by the coding sequence ATGGATAATTTAGCACAACTTATAAAAGAGTGTGGCGTAGAGCTTTATGATGATGAGATTGTAAGTGAAAATGGTAGAAAAATTTATAGAATTTATATCACTAAAAGCGGTGGCGTAAATTTAGATGACTGCGAAAAAGTAAGCAAGTTGTTATCTCCGATATTTGACGTGACTCCTCCTGTTGATGGAGATTACAACCTTGAAGTTAGCTCTCCTGGACTTGAGCGAAAGCTAGAAAAACCAAAACATTTTATAAAAAGTATAGGCGAGTTAGTGAGCATAAAAACGCAAGATTATACGATAAAAGGACATCTTGTAAAGGCGGATGAAAACAGCATAGCCGTGCAAAATGATGAGGGAATTTTACAGATAAATTTAAGCGAGATAAAAAAAGCAAAAACATATTTGGAGTGGTAA
- a CDS encoding RNA polymerase sigma factor FliA, producing MQEKQKRPNPYQNAIKKEQDDVVIAYMPALRAMAYRLKERLPSSIDVNDLMSCGVEEMIKLSRKYDKEQNDSFWGYANKRVYGAMLDYLRSLDVLSRSNRTLLKSINSEIDAYFNEFEEEPDDEYLAAKLGEDVSKIRDARGAAAVASVLPLDDQLGLLSDSNVEEKVERDDLIRRIEGILEGFAKRDQLVIQLYYYEELNLKEISEIMKISESRISQIHKKLLSKLRESLGA from the coding sequence ATGCAAGAAAAGCAAAAGCGGCCTAATCCATACCAAAACGCCATAAAAAAAGAGCAAGATGATGTTGTAATAGCCTATATGCCAGCACTTCGTGCTATGGCATATCGTCTAAAAGAGCGTTTGCCATCAAGCATAGATGTAAATGACCTTATGAGTTGTGGCGTTGAGGAGATGATAAAGCTAAGTCGCAAATATGACAAAGAGCAAAATGACTCGTTCTGGGGGTATGCAAATAAGCGAGTTTATGGTGCTATGCTTGATTATCTAAGAAGTCTAGATGTTTTAAGTCGCTCAAATAGAACCCTGCTAAAGAGCATAAATAGCGAAATAGACGCTTACTTTAATGAATTCGAAGAAGAGCCTGATGATGAGTATTTGGCCGCTAAACTTGGCGAAGATGTTTCAAAAATAAGAGACGCAAGAGGTGCGGCAGCGGTGGCTAGTGTTTTACCTCTTGATGATCAGCTCGGACTTTTAAGTGACTCAAATGTTGAGGAAAAGGTAGAAAGAGATGATCTTATTAGGCGTATTGAGGGTATTTTAGAAGGCTTTGCAAAACGCGATCAGTTAGTTATTCAGTTATATTATTATGAAGAGTTAAATTTAAAAGAGATAAGTGAGATAATGAAAATAAGTGAGAGCAGAATTTCACAAATTCACAAAAAACTTTTGAGTAAGCTTAGAGAGAGCTTGGGGGCTTAA
- a CDS encoding M24 family metallopeptidase: MRNFILKNENAIYFSSGYSCDNAIFLCVDGKKFFLTDARYTTEAKERVDKDVAVIDAGRGLIKEARLILRKLKPKTLYFDPNDFSLSAYEALTKGVCVNFKKDVNLSFKEREIKDEKEIEILRKASQIGAKCFDEFAKFVRENGEGMSEKELHFNAELIFKQKNELGLSFSPIVAINENAAKAHALPTDKRLKRGDLLLLDAGVRYQNYCSDRTRTSCFDENFNFFKEQKFQDKKQQEVYEIVLKAQKAAIDVIKPGIRAKDIDLAAREVIASFGYEKQFIHSTGHGVGIDIHELPMINSKNETIIKEGMIFSVEPGIYLPGEFGVRIEDVVVVGKNGAEIL, from the coding sequence ATGCGTAATTTCATCTTAAAAAATGAAAATGCCATATATTTTAGTAGCGGATACAGCTGTGATAACGCTATATTTTTATGCGTAGATGGTAAGAAATTTTTCTTAACCGACGCAAGATACACGACAGAGGCAAAAGAGCGTGTAGATAAAGATGTCGCTGTTATCGACGCTGGGCGTGGTTTGATAAAAGAGGCTAGACTAATTTTAAGAAAACTAAAGCCAAAAACGCTCTATTTTGACCCAAATGACTTTAGTCTAAGTGCATATGAGGCACTTACTAAAGGAGTTTGTGTAAATTTTAAAAAGGATGTTAATCTCTCATTTAAAGAAAGGGAGATAAAAGATGAAAAAGAGATAGAAATTTTACGCAAAGCGTCGCAAATAGGTGCGAAATGCTTTGATGAGTTTGCAAAATTTGTAAGAGAAAATGGCGAAGGTATGAGCGAAAAAGAGTTGCATTTTAACGCTGAGCTTATCTTTAAGCAAAAAAATGAACTTGGACTTAGCTTTAGCCCGATTGTCGCCATAAATGAAAATGCGGCAAAAGCACACGCCTTGCCTACTGATAAAAGGCTAAAAAGGGGCGATTTGCTCTTGCTTGACGCTGGAGTAAGGTATCAAAATTATTGCTCGGATAGAACTAGAACTTCGTGCTTTGATGAGAATTTTAACTTTTTCAAAGAGCAGAAATTTCAAGATAAAAAACAACAAGAGGTTTATGAGATAGTTCTAAAGGCACAAAAAGCCGCCATAGACGTCATAAAGCCTGGAATAAGGGCAAAGGATATAGATTTAGCCGCTAGAGAGGTCATAGCTAGTTTTGGGTATGAAAAGCAGTTTATCCACTCTACTGGACACGGTGTAGGTATCGATATACACGAGCTTCCTATGATAAATTCTAAAAACGAAACCATTATAAAAGAGGGTATGATTTTTAGCGTTGAGCCTGGAATTTATCTGCCTGGAGAATTTGGCGTTCGTATAGAAGATGTCGTTGTCGTTGGTAAAAATGGAGCTGAAATTTTATGA
- a CDS encoding formate--tetrahydrofolate ligase, giving the protein MQSDIEIARAAKLAKISEVAKTLGISDDDIELYGNYKAKVSPVLKQKKSKLILVTATNPTPFGEGKTTMSIGLADALKKLGKSVCLALREPSLGPVFGIKGGAAGGGYSQLAPMEDLNLHFTGDFHAITSANNLISAVIDNSIYQGNPLNIDIEQILWKRCMDMNDRSLRYITIGQGAKVDGIERKDGFNITAASEIMAVLCLSNDLADLKQNVANIMVAYTTDNKPVYVRDLGCEDAVTILLKDAIKPNLFQTLEHTPTFVHGGPFANIAHGCNSIIATKSALSLADYAVTEAGFGSELGAQKFIDIKCKKASLKPDAVVLVSTIRSIKYNGGADKESINKPNLQALNDGIVNLGGHIENLQNFGLNPVVALNKFGFDSSEEIEFVRDYCAKFGVKMAVCENFSKGSDGALELANIIINECEIEKELKFTYEDSDDIATKITKIATKIYGAKEVVFEPEAIKSLEKIKALGFDNMPVCIAKTQYSFSDDAKALGRAKGFTFSVKDLEIRTGAGFIVAICGKIMLMPGLSPHPGALDMRIDTATGEIFGLS; this is encoded by the coding sequence ATGCAAAGTGATATAGAGATAGCAAGAGCTGCTAAGTTGGCTAAAATTTCAGAAGTTGCAAAAACTCTTGGCATTAGCGATGATGATATTGAGCTTTATGGAAACTACAAGGCAAAGGTAAGTCCTGTTCTAAAGCAAAAAAAATCAAAGCTTATTTTGGTTACTGCAACCAACCCAACTCCATTTGGAGAGGGTAAGACAACGATGTCCATAGGACTTGCTGACGCGTTAAAAAAGCTAGGTAAGAGCGTTTGTTTGGCACTTCGTGAGCCGTCTTTGGGGCCTGTTTTTGGCATAAAGGGCGGTGCTGCTGGTGGTGGCTACTCTCAACTTGCACCCATGGAGGATTTAAACCTGCACTTTACGGGAGATTTTCACGCTATAACTTCAGCAAATAACCTAATCTCCGCAGTCATAGACAACAGCATATATCAAGGCAATCCACTAAATATCGACATAGAGCAAATTCTGTGGAAGCGATGTATGGATATGAACGACCGCTCACTTCGCTATATCACGATAGGACAGGGTGCGAAAGTAGATGGTATCGAGCGTAAAGACGGCTTTAATATAACGGCTGCTAGTGAGATAATGGCGGTTCTTTGCCTTTCAAACGACCTTGCCGATTTAAAACAAAATGTAGCAAACATAATGGTTGCTTACACAACTGATAATAAGCCGGTTTATGTGCGTGATTTAGGTTGCGAAGACGCCGTAACGATACTTTTAAAAGACGCGATAAAGCCAAATTTGTTTCAAACGCTAGAGCATACGCCGACATTTGTTCACGGCGGACCATTTGCAAATATAGCACACGGCTGTAACTCTATAATAGCGACTAAATCGGCACTAAGCCTGGCTGATTACGCAGTTACAGAAGCTGGTTTTGGCTCTGAGCTTGGAGCACAAAAATTTATAGACATCAAGTGTAAAAAAGCCTCTTTAAAACCTGACGCTGTGGTTTTAGTAAGCACCATAAGATCCATAAAATATAACGGCGGTGCCGATAAAGAGAGCATAAACAAGCCAAATTTACAAGCATTAAATGATGGCATAGTAAATCTTGGTGGTCATATAGAAAATCTACAAAATTTTGGACTAAATCCTGTTGTGGCTTTGAATAAATTTGGCTTTGATAGTAGCGAAGAGATAGAGTTTGTTAGGGATTATTGTGCGAAATTTGGCGTTAAAATGGCAGTTTGTGAAAATTTCAGCAAGGGTAGTGACGGGGCTTTAGAACTTGCAAACATTATCATAAACGAGTGCGAGATAGAAAAAGAGCTTAAATTTACATACGAAGACAGCGATGATATAGCTACTAAGATAACTAAAATTGCTACTAAAATTTATGGAGCAAAAGAGGTTGTTTTTGAACCCGAAGCGATAAAATCTCTTGAAAAGATTAAGGCTCTAGGCTTTGATAATATGCCAGTTTGTATAGCCAAGACGCAGTATAGCTTTAGCGATGACGCAAAGGCATTAGGACGTGCTAAGGGCTTTACGTTTAGTGTAAAAGATCTTGAGATTCGCACGGGAGCCGGATTTATCGTGGCTATTTGTGGCAAGATAATGCTAATGCCAGGACTTAGTCCACATCCAGGTGCACTTGATATGCGTATAGATACGGCAACAGGCGAGATTTTTGGGCTTTCGTGA
- the rbfA gene encoding 30S ribosome-binding factor RbfA, whose translation MNANEIKRLRTESILKQLIPEALSSLDDAMLKGLCVTDVECKKGRYDAFVYLDKMAFDEREQEYVLNHLKRISRHLQNFCMSAEGWYRCPNFHFQFDDRLEYQNHIDKLFDKISKDLNKDG comes from the coding sequence ATGAACGCAAACGAGATAAAACGCCTACGCACGGAGAGTATACTAAAACAGCTTATACCAGAAGCACTCTCTAGCCTTGATGACGCTATGTTAAAGGGGCTTTGTGTTACTGATGTTGAGTGTAAAAAAGGCAGATATGACGCCTTTGTTTATCTTGATAAAATGGCGTTTGATGAGCGTGAGCAAGAGTATGTGTTAAATCATTTAAAACGTATTTCAAGGCATTTGCAAAATTTTTGTATGAGTGCAGAGGGTTGGTATAGGTGTCCAAATTTTCATTTTCAGTTTGATGATAGGCTGGAGTATCAAAACCATATAGATAAACTTTTTGATAAAATTTCAAAGGATTTAAATAAAGATGGATAA
- the ribD gene encoding bifunctional diaminohydroxyphosphoribosylaminopyrimidine deaminase/5-amino-6-(5-phosphoribosylamino)uracil reductase RibD, whose translation MNDEFYMSLAISEAWKYQILTYPNPAVGCVVLDKNGKILSVAAHKKAGSLHAEPSAILMALCELSPDFLRNFLNAYNLKFNTDFSDIDCVELLEPNFTYDFILKNHQNLLKDAKAYVTLEPCSHHGKTPPCATLLSALKFKEVVIACSDENKIASGGAQILKNADISVKMGVCKTEANTLLEPFLSWQGGNFSFLKVAMSTNGVATGGLISNELSRAHMHLLRSVCDLLVVGGNTVRIDRPTLDTRLMGNQKSPNVLIYSKSQKFDKTIPLFGVKNRSVKISNELSNLDARLIMFEGAQSFLELAKARKLADVKWLLIYQSSEFKEGKNIELSLKTDPLFSLKFGGNTLWWARIR comes from the coding sequence GTGAACGATGAGTTTTATATGAGCCTTGCGATAAGCGAGGCTTGGAAATATCAAATTTTAACCTATCCAAATCCAGCTGTTGGCTGTGTGGTGCTTGATAAAAACGGCAAAATTTTAAGCGTGGCAGCCCACAAAAAGGCGGGTTCTTTACACGCTGAGCCAAGTGCTATTTTAATGGCTCTTTGCGAACTTAGCCCTGATTTTTTGCGAAATTTTCTAAATGCTTACAATTTAAAATTTAACACAGATTTTAGCGATATTGATTGTGTGGAGCTTTTAGAGCCAAATTTTACCTACGATTTTATACTTAAAAATCATCAAAATTTGCTAAAAGACGCAAAGGCGTATGTCACGCTTGAGCCTTGCTCTCATCATGGCAAAACCCCGCCTTGTGCCACGCTTTTATCAGCGTTAAAATTTAAAGAGGTCGTGATAGCGTGTAGTGATGAAAATAAGATAGCAAGTGGCGGAGCACAAATTTTAAAAAATGCAGACATAAGCGTTAAAATGGGAGTTTGTAAAACTGAAGCAAACACTCTTTTAGAGCCGTTTTTGTCGTGGCAGGGTGGAAATTTTAGCTTCCTAAAAGTTGCTATGAGTACTAATGGCGTCGCAACAGGCGGACTGATCTCAAATGAGCTTAGCAGAGCTCATATGCACTTACTCAGAAGCGTTTGCGATCTTTTGGTGGTTGGTGGCAACACCGTTAGGATAGATAGACCCACGCTAGATACAAGACTTATGGGCAATCAAAAATCCCCAAATGTTCTTATCTACTCAAAATCACAAAAATTTGATAAAACAATACCGCTTTTTGGCGTTAAAAATAGAAGCGTTAAAATCTCAAACGAACTTTCAAATTTAGACGCAAGGCTTATAATGTTTGAGGGAGCACAGAGCTTTTTAGAACTTGCAAAAGCACGAAAGTTAGCTGATGTAAAATGGCTACTAATCTATCAAAGCTCAGAATTTAAAGAGGGCAAAAACATAGAACTTAGCCTAAAAACAGATCCGCTCTTTAGCCTAAAATTTGGTGGCAATACCCTCTGGTGGGCAAGGATTAGATAA
- the mqnF gene encoding aminofutalosine deaminase family hydrolase yields the protein MKILKSKFILTCDENFKILKDKAIAFDKKIIAIDEVSNLVSKFKNAKILDFGNAIITPALINTHVHLEFSSNISTLKYGDFIEWLGSIIDNGRNLKCSNEIMQNAINSIISSGVGTIGAVSSFGSDLEIVGLSEARVVFFNEILGSNPDFIEQNMSGFLERFFKSHKFKSERFIPAISLHSPYSIHPNLAKKAVKFAKNENLIVSTHFLESSYEKMWLEKGKGGFKNHLKRFVADPKPMYDKSSYLGLFSGLRTLFTHCVYQDDFSGFDPKFHSVTHCASSNRLLGKKALNIGRVLANNISLNIGTDGLSSNISLNMFDELRNALFTHQNIKLNDLSKILFTAATSGGAKALGLNNGTLKSNKDADIAVFEGFDDIDESSVTTQLILHTKRTKALFVLGKQVI from the coding sequence ATGAAAATTTTAAAATCAAAATTCATACTAACTTGCGATGAGAATTTTAAAATTTTAAAAGATAAAGCCATTGCTTTTGATAAAAAAATTATCGCTATTGATGAAGTTAGCAATTTAGTATCAAAATTTAAAAACGCTAAAATTTTAGATTTTGGCAATGCAATAATCACTCCAGCCCTTATAAATACGCACGTTCATCTTGAATTTAGCTCAAATATAAGCACGTTAAAATATGGAGATTTCATCGAGTGGCTTGGCTCGATAATCGATAATGGACGCAACTTAAAATGTAGTAACGAAATAATGCAAAATGCCATAAATTCGATAATCTCTAGCGGTGTTGGCACAATAGGTGCGGTCTCTAGTTTTGGTAGTGACTTAGAGATTGTGGGCTTAAGCGAAGCTAGAGTTGTATTTTTTAATGAAATTTTAGGCTCAAATCCTGATTTTATAGAGCAAAATATGTCTGGATTTTTAGAAAGATTTTTTAAAAGCCATAAATTTAAAAGTGAGCGTTTTATCCCAGCAATATCGCTACACTCGCCATACTCAATACACCCAAATCTTGCTAAAAAAGCGGTAAAGTTTGCCAAAAATGAAAATTTGATAGTTTCAACGCACTTTTTAGAAAGCTCATATGAAAAAATGTGGTTAGAAAAGGGCAAAGGTGGGTTTAAAAACCACCTAAAACGCTTTGTAGCAGATCCAAAACCAATGTATGATAAAAGTAGCTATTTAGGGCTTTTTAGTGGGTTAAGAACGCTTTTTACGCACTGCGTTTATCAAGATGACTTTAGTGGGTTTGACCCGAAATTTCATAGCGTGACACACTGTGCTAGCTCAAATAGATTGCTTGGTAAAAAAGCACTAAATATAGGGCGAGTTTTAGCTAATAATATCAGTCTAAATATCGGCACTGACGGGCTTAGCTCAAATATTAGTCTAAATATGTTTGACGAGCTTAGAAACGCTCTTTTTACTCATCAAAATATCAAGTTAAATGACCTTTCAAAAATTTTATTTACCGCAGCAACGAGTGGTGGAGCAAAAGCACTTGGGCTTAATAACGGGACATTAAAATCAAACAAAGATGCCGATATAGCGGTGTTTGAGGGCTTTGATGACATTGATGAAAGCTCTGTAACCACGCAACTTATCTTGCATACAAAAAGGACAAAGGCGTTATTTGTGCTTGGAAAACAGGTTATCTAA